Proteins encoded together in one Triticum dicoccoides isolate Atlit2015 ecotype Zavitan chromosome 7B, WEW_v2.0, whole genome shotgun sequence window:
- the LOC119337434 gene encoding UDP-galactose/UDP-glucose transporter 3-like produces MVSARKGQGRGGGVRGPPRVDGGGSLASRVAVLAFCVGGIWSSYITQGILQETLSTKRFGPEERRFDHLAFLNFAQNVVCFVWSFIMIKLWSGGSSPAGRAPLLKYWGVSITNTIGPTMGIEALKYISYPAQVLAKSSKMIPVMLMGTILYGVKYTLPEYFCTFLVAGGVSSFALLKTSSKTIKKLANPNAPLGYGLCFLNLAFDGYTNSTQDLIKSRYPKTNPWDIMLGMNLWGTIYNTVIMFVAPLLFSNWPYANGFEAVSFCRENPEVAWDILMFCLCGAVGQNFIFLTISRFGSLTNTTITTTRKFMSIVISSVISGNPLSMEQWGSVVMVFSGLSLQIYLKWKRKKGRDHKE; encoded by the exons ATGGTGTCCGCGCGGAAGGGCCAGGGCCGCGGAGGCGGGGTCCGAGGCCCTCCCCGcgtcgacggcggcggcagcctggcTTCGCGCGTGGCCGTGCTCGCCTTCTGCGTCGGCGGGATCTGGTCGTCCTACATCACCCAGGGGATCCTCCAGGAGACGCT ATCGACGAAGCGATTCGGGCCGGAGGAGCGGCGGTTCGATCACCTCGCGTTCCTCAACTTCGCGCAGAACGTCGTCTGCTTCGTCTGGTCCTTCATAA TGATCAAGCTGTGGTCGGGTGGTAGCAGTCCTGCCGGGCGGGCGCCGCTTCTCAAGTACTGGGGCGTCAGCATCACCAACACCATCGGCCCGACCATGGGGATCGAGGCGCTCAAGTACATCAGCTACCCGGCTCAG GTCTTGGCAAAATCTTCTAAGATGATTCCAG TTATGTTGATGGGAACTATACTCTATGGTGTTAAGTATACACTTCCAGAGTACTTTTGCACCTTCCTTGTTGCCGGGGGCGTCTCATCCTTTGCATTGTTGAAG ACAAGCTCGAAGACTATCAAGAAGCTTGCTAACCCTAATGCTCCTCTTGGCTACGGGTTGTGCTTCCTCAACTTAGCTTTTGATGGCTACACTAATTCGACCCAAGATTTGATAAAGTCCAG GTACCCCAAGACTAACCCTTGGGATATAATGCTTGGCATGAACCTCTGGGGAACCATATACAATACTGTAATTATGTTTGTGGCGCCATTGCTGTTCAGTAACTGGCCATATGCAAACGGTTTTGAGGCGGTGAGTTTTTGCCGCGAGAACCCAGAGGTAGCATGGGACATTCTCATGTTCTGCCTATGCGGCGCTGTGGGTCAGAATTTCATCTTCCTAACCATCAGCAGATTCGGCTCTCTTACTAACACTACCATCACCACCACCCGCAAGTTCATGAGCATCGTCATCTCATCAGTTATCAGTGGTAACCCACTGTCCATGGAGCAATGGGGAAGTGTCGTGATGGTCTTTTCTGGCCTCTCTCTCCAAATATATCTCAAATGGAAGAGAAAGAAGGGCAGAGATCACAAGGAATGA